The following is a genomic window from Burkholderia oklahomensis C6786.
GACGATCATCGCGTCGCACAGCGCGACGTGATGGCCGAGCAGGTTATTGAAGTTGTCGCGCGCGCGGCCGCGTGCGAGCCAGCGGCGGGTGCGGTAGCAATCGGCGACGAACGTGACGACGAGCGGCGCCTGCAGAATCATCGGCTGCCGGCCGTGCAGCTCGTACAGCCGGCGCTTGCGTTCGGGGTCCTGAGTGAGCACGAGCGACACGCTGTTCAGGTTGCCGAACGACGAAGCGCCCGCCACCGCATCCGCGCACACATCGTCGATCAACGCGCGCGGAATCGCATCGGGCTTGTAGCGGCGAATCGACCGGTGCCGCCGCAGCAGATCGGAGAAGGTCGTCATGGCGCCGTCGCCTCCGCGGGCGCCGCGCATTCGGCGAGGCACGCGTCGAGAATCGCGAGCCCGGCTTCGAGCGCGTCGAATCCGATCGTGAGCGGCGCGAGGAGGCGCAGCACGTTGCCGTGCGCGCCGCCTGCGAGCAGCAGCAGCCCGCGCTCGCGAGCGAGCGCGATGCAGCGCCGCGTGATGTCCGTCGCCGGCCGATCGCCGTCCGGGTCGCGCAGCTCGACGCCGATCAGCGCGCCGAGTCCGCGCACGTCGGCGATGAACGCGTGGCGGCGCTGCATCGCGCGTAGCGACGCCTGCATGATCTCGCCGATCTGCCGCGCGCGCGCGATGAGCCGCTCGCGCTCGATCACGTCGAGCACCGCGAGTGCGGCGGCGCATGCGAGCGGGTTGCCCGCGTACGTGCCGCCGAGCCCGCCCGGCGCGACGGCGTCCACGAGATCCGCGCGGCCCGTCACGCCGGCGAGCGGCAGCCCGGCCGCGATCGATTTGCCGAACACGAGAAGGTCGGGGACGACGCCCATCTGCTCGATCGCGAAGAATGCGCCGGTGCGGCCGATGCCGCTTTGCACTTCGTCGACGATCATCGCGATGCCGTGCCGGTCGCACAGCTCGCGCACGCGCTCGACGAACGCGACGGGCGCGACCTGCACGCCGCCCTCGCCCTGGACGGGCTCGAAGATCAGCGCGGCGATGTCGTCGGGCGCGGCGTCCGCCTGGAAAATCTGCTCGATGCTCGCGAGCGCGTCCGCGACGCTCACGCCGTTCAGCGCGTCGGGATAGCGGGCGCGATGGACGCCGCCCGGCATCGGGCCCATGCCGGCCGAGTACGGGCGGACTTTGCCTGTCAGCGCGAGCGTCGCGAACGTGCGGCCGTGAAACGCGTTCGTGAAGGCGACGACGCCGGTGCGGCCCGTATGCGCGCGCGCGATCTTCAGCGCGCTCTCGACTGCTTCGGATCCCGTACTGAACAGCGCCGTCTTGCTCGGATGCGTGCCTGGCGCAAGCGCGTTGATCCGCTCGCACACGGCGATATAGTCCGCGTACGGCAGCGCCGCGAAGCAAGTGTGCGTGAAGCGCGCGAGCTGAGCCTGCAGCGCGGCGACGACGTGCGGATGACGATGTCCGGTGTTGAGCACCGCAATGCCGCTCGTGAAGTCGATGTACTCGTTGCCGTCGACGTCCCACACGCGCTCGTTGCTCGCGCGCTCGACGTGGATCGGATGCGCCTGGTGGACGCCGTGCGCGACGGCGCCGGCGCGGCGCCGGCTCCAGGCTTCGTTCGATGAACTCATTGTCTCGGTCCTCGATGGGCGGGAGAAAAGGGTGCGGGCCGCGTTCATTTTTCGACGAGCTCGGGCGCGGTCGCGCGGGCGAGATCGGCGTCGGCGCGCGCGGCGAGCGTGAGGCGGTCGCCATAGCGGTAGCGATCGAGGAAATCGAACGGGCGCGCATTCGGGCCCCGCGCGAGCTTGCTCGCGAGCCCGTCCGGCGCGTGATTCGCCCAGTCGACGAGCGACGCCGCGAATTCGGCCGTCGGCCGGGACACGTAGCGGTTCGCGAAATTCGAGAAGTCGAGCGGCAGATGCGCGCGGTTTTCGACATAGAGCCGGTGCAGCGTGTCGATCGCGTCGCGCTCGGTCGTCTCCGCGCGCTTGAAGCGCTCCAGCGTCGCGCACGCGGCGTCGAACATCTGCTCGTAGCGATGGCTCTCGATCGACAGATGGCCCGGATACGTCGCATTCGCGAACGCGGCTTCGAGCGCATCGTCGTCGCGGCCGCGCTGGTAGTCGGCGAGGATCTTGCGCAGCCGCAGCACGCCGATGTAGCTGCCGCTCAGCCAGATCCGGAACCATGCGTTCCACAGCGGGAACGACTTGAACGCGGTATACGAATTCGCGACCAGCCGGTCGTTGACGCGGACGACTTCGAGACTGTAGCGCTCGAGCGACGCGAGGTTCGCGCGCTTCCAGACGTCGTCGCGGACGGCGGCGATGAGGCGCGGCGCGAGCCGCACGATCGATTCGAACGTGTTGACGAGGCCGCGCGAGAAGAGCGGATCGACGAAGCCGACCGCATGGCCGAGCAGGCAATAGCGGTCGCCGACCGTCTCGCGGCTCGTGTAGTTGAGCCGCGGCGCGACCGTCCATTCGCGCACGCGCGCCGCATTGACGAAATGCTTGGCGACCGACGGATAATCGGCGAGGAACTGCCGGAACTCGCCTTCCGGATCGCGCGTCGCGGGACCGTGCTTGCCGATGTCGAACTGCAGGCCGACGCTGCAGAGCGGATTCGTGCTGAACGGCTGGTTGTCGAACGGAATGATCCACAGCCAGCCGCAGTCGAACAGGTGATGCAGCGTCGTCTGCGCGAGCGCGATCGGCGCGCCGTGCGTCTCGACGGGCGCGATCGCCTTCTCGTAGAGATCGACGCCGATCATGTGCGTGAAGAGCGAGCGCGTCGTCGCCTGCATCTCGCGTGCGCCTTTGCGCAGCTCGAGCTGGTCGGCGAGCGGCGCGCGATAGCCGGCCGCGTCGACGACGAAGCGCGCGCGCAACGGCGGCTCGTCGACGATATCGAGCGTCACGCCGCTTTCGGCGACGTCGATCGCGCGAATCCTCGTCTGCTGCTTGACGACCGCGCCGAGACGCGCCGCGACGCCGACGTAGTACGCATCGATGTCCTGCCGGAACAGATGCGCCTCGGGTGTGAGCACGGGGGTCGACACGACGTCGGCGATGTCGTGCTCGCGGCGATGGCCGTTCCAC
Proteins encoded in this region:
- a CDS encoding NAD(P)/FAD-dependent oxidoreductase, encoding MKRDYDVAIIGSGIAGAMLAAILAKHGASVILLDAGTHPRFAVGESMVPESAILLEILAERYGIPELAYPGNIAAINRHIGSSAAGIKLAFSFAWNGHRREHDIADVVSTPVLTPEAHLFRQDIDAYYVGVAARLGAVVKQQTRIRAIDVAESGVTLDIVDEPPLRARFVVDAAGYRAPLADQLELRKGAREMQATTRSLFTHMIGVDLYEKAIAPVETHGAPIALAQTTLHHLFDCGWLWIIPFDNQPFSTNPLCSVGLQFDIGKHGPATRDPEGEFRQFLADYPSVAKHFVNAARVREWTVAPRLNYTSRETVGDRYCLLGHAVGFVDPLFSRGLVNTFESIVRLAPRLIAAVRDDVWKRANLASLERYSLEVVRVNDRLVANSYTAFKSFPLWNAWFRIWLSGSYIGVLRLRKILADYQRGRDDDALEAAFANATYPGHLSIESHRYEQMFDAACATLERFKRAETTERDAIDTLHRLYVENRAHLPLDFSNFANRYVSRPTAEFAASLVDWANHAPDGLASKLARGPNARPFDFLDRYRYGDRLTLAARADADLARATAPELVEK
- the gabT gene encoding 4-aminobutyrate--2-oxoglutarate transaminase → MSSSNEAWSRRRAGAVAHGVHQAHPIHVERASNERVWDVDGNEYIDFTSGIAVLNTGHRHPHVVAALQAQLARFTHTCFAALPYADYIAVCERINALAPGTHPSKTALFSTGSEAVESALKIARAHTGRTGVVAFTNAFHGRTFATLALTGKVRPYSAGMGPMPGGVHRARYPDALNGVSVADALASIEQIFQADAAPDDIAALIFEPVQGEGGVQVAPVAFVERVRELCDRHGIAMIVDEVQSGIGRTGAFFAIEQMGVVPDLLVFGKSIAAGLPLAGVTGRADLVDAVAPGGLGGTYAGNPLACAAALAVLDVIERERLIARARQIGEIMQASLRAMQRRHAFIADVRGLGALIGVELRDPDGDRPATDITRRCIALARERGLLLLAGGAHGNVLRLLAPLTIGFDALEAGLAILDACLAECAAPAEATAP